Proteins encoded by one window of Engraulis encrasicolus isolate BLACKSEA-1 chromosome 21, IST_EnEncr_1.0, whole genome shotgun sequence:
- the pelp1 gene encoding proline-, glutamic acid- and leucine-rich protein 1: MAAAAWLHGSTSMRLTEGLVSVLKEERPEYLPSLLANYREHGVVATQSVGAVGGLVGLSNARLGSSKTRFEGLCLLSVLVKDGSSELFQQHCLSWLRSLQQVIQSQAPLPSVQLAVQVLQDVLQYSSQIPELAREIGLNSILGILTSLLSLKAECHLIAMEGMMACMTYYPRACGSLREKLGAYFLSKMDSDNPKVQEVACECYGRLPCLGGVLDRGGGGRRAESWTNQTHCLLASANSMLAQLYQGSETEGVVQYEGPGLELPFLPLDDIDPLLILQLRHRYRALCLALKHTLSVDPGSHVRLPVQHVLNFVCRALAVSSKNINLTGDGCLKLLVLPSIHSDTLEVLSTLIRVVGSGLSQYSSVLTRLFAQSLSAWTPLPEASIGQQRAYSTVRVCLYRTLELWVRVGGASAAVLQGSSTHSELLFNHLTGDITPTADAMKLKVGPSAGSDMVAPSKPGPRRTKGLGLGDNGTMATQRKGDSLANQDTCLSAIRVLRHIILNSGTLLKDEMHKKLHDLVVPLCVRLQQQQQLCDAEMSGQYGSPAPRRELYRLLLALLLVPCPRLPPPLSCAVSLFSHGRHDRSLKVSSFCAEAMTICNCLLHPRAPSISLPLPPLTLKPATAASVLPPSQNAVLSLPNLLAGPSPGAGFPPRHPLSLGPVTLLGSLENHLSLGAQVLPPSAMPGGTPGDLLLSPSQTADLAGLGVPEPPEAQRHIFIRYDKEEPDDVEISLESDSDDSVVIVPPGMLSQQEGQDASSNTQAATPVANPITAPPAQTGATAAGPCPPTTTPTVSVAEAVTSAAEAVMTSGELPTPTASLPHQVLPATPSTSSSFPGGSQTAPLGPLVPPLGPSSSSSATTTPLAPPPPLPLGESSLPSAQLQQMLMQPTPSPSQLGLSLQVQMHNHMSQMAVGRPPQPPPSMGGEDENIININSTDEEEEEDEEMEDEDELGEEEEEGLDEEEEEEEGSDYPEDEEFYEGYEEYDEEEEGEELEDEEEEGVDDIPPLEGESEHEHELGGMMDREEGEIIRPEDEEERGMMQLYGPLNREQRLHAEGVDHPEELKSGCEEEEDPDGDVKTDDSSLLEEKDKSMEASEDNLMSSSSSAVQRDRERAMGGGGEMVEAQVEGPSGSEMGPQSMGAWEQKEALQEAVSSLAAAAAAATAGLDQSEGPGASEAREIPQPRPEQEEPVAGCSDASIPTEKDARLQSMEGPPKPETEGEEKKEGGEEASKGGLKRKLEEMEEGELVEQSGEKKKLDDEAMASMLADFVDCPPDEEEKARVAAAAAAAAAAAAAAAATAAATADASPSDS, encoded by the exons ATGGCTGCTGCGGCTTGGCTGCATGGCTCCACCAGTATGCGGCTGACCGAGGGGTTGGTGTCAGTTTTGAAAGAAGAACGACCAGAGTATTTACCCTCGTTGTTGGCAAATTATCGTGAGCATGGCGTGGTTGCGACACAG AGTGTTGGAGCAGTTGGTGGTCTTGTTGGACTGAGCAATGCACGTCTGGGCTCAAGCAAAACCCG GTTTGAAGGACTGTGTCTCCTGTCAGTGTTGGTAAAAGATGGCTCCAGTGAACTATTCCAGCAGCATTGCTTGTCCTGGCTCCGGTCTCTACAACAGGTCATTCAG tCGCAGGCCCCCCTGCCCTCAGTGCAGCTGGCTGTGCAGGTGCTGCAGGATGTGTTGCAGTACTCCTCCCAGATCCCTGAGCTGGCCCGCGAGATTGGCCTCAACTCCATCCTGGGCATCCTCACCTCTCTGCTCAGCCTCAAGGCAGAg TGCCACCTGATCGCCATGGAGGGCATGATGGCGTGCATGACTTACTACCCACGTGCCTGTGGCTCTTTGAGG GAAAAGCTGGGCGCCTATTTCCTATCGAAAATGGATTCGGATAATCCCAAAGTGCAAGAG GTGGCATGTGAATGTTACGGTCGCCTGCCCTGCCTCGGTGGAGTGCtggacagagggggagggggccgCAGGGCTGAGAGCTGGACCAATCAGACGCACTGCCTACTTGCCTCAGCCAATAGCATGCTTGCACAACTGTATCAGGGTTCAGAGACTG AAGGAGTGGTGCAATATGAGGGCCCTGGCCTGGAGTTGCCCTTCCTGCCTCTGGATGACATCGATCCCCTTTTGATACTGCAGCTCAGACATCGCTACAGGGCCTTGTGTCtggctctcaaacacacactcag TGTGGACCCAGGCTCACATGTTCGCTTACCTGTTCAACACGTTCTCAACTTTGTGTGTCGTGCCTTGGCGGTCAGCAGCAAAAACATT AACCTTACCGGTGATGGCTGCCTAAAGCTGTTGGTGTTGCCATCGATACATAGTGACACATTGGAGGTCCTTTCTACGTTAATCAGAGT TGTTGGAAGCGGCTTGTCGCAGTACAGCAGCGTGCTAACCAGGCTGTTTGCTCAGTCGTTATCTGCATGGACTCCACTGCCAGAAGCCAGCATCGGACAGCAGAGAGCATATAG TACTGTGCGTGTATGTCTCTACCGCACTCTTGAGTTGTGGGTGCGAGTAGGAGGAGCCTCTGCAGCTGTCCTGCAGGGAAGCTCCACCCACTCAGAGCTGCTGTTCAACCATCTGACGGGGGACATCACGCCCACGGCGGACGCCATGAAG CTCAAAGTGGGGCCCTCAGCAGGATCTGACATGGTTGCCCCGTCCAAACCTGGCCCCAGACGCACGAAGGGCCTAGGCCTGGGAGATAACGGCACCATGGCAACACAGAGAAAAGGAGACTCACTAGCCAATCAAGACACCTGCCTGTCCGCTATAAGAG TTCTGAGACATATTATTCTGAACAGCGGGACTCTTCTAAAAGATGAAATGCACAAG AAGCTGCATGACCTGGTGGTCCCCCTGTGCGTtcggctgcagcagcagcagcagttgtgtGACGCGGAGATGAGTGGTCAGTATGGGAGTCCTGCTCCGCGACGCGAGCTCTACCGCCTTCTCTTGGCTCTGCTGCTGGTGCCCTGTCCACGCCTGCCACCCCCACTCTCCTGTGCCGTCTCACTGTTCAGCCACGGACGCCACGACCGGAGTTTAAAG GTGTCCTCCTTCTGTGCTGAGGCCATGACCATTTGCAACTGCTTGCTTCACCCCCGTgcaccctccatctccctccccctgccccctctCACCCTCAAACCTGCCACCGCTGCCTCTGTCCTCCCACCCAGCCAGAATGCCGTGCTGTCCCTCCCCAACCTCCTCGCCGGCCCTTCCCCAGGCGCCGGCTTCCCCCCTCGTCACCCTCTCTCACTGGGGCCCGTCACCCTCCTGGGCTCCCTGGAGAACCACCTGTCCCTCGGCGCTCAGGTGCTGCCGCCCTCAGCCATGCCCGGCGGCACTCCAGGGGACCTCCTGCTGTCCCCCTCCCAGACGGCGGACCTGGCGGGCCTGGGGGTGCCTGAGCCCCCCGAGGCCCAACGCCACATCTTCATCCGCTATGACAAAGAGGAGCCTGACGATGTCGAGATCTCCCTGGAGAGCGACTCGGACGACAGCGTGGTGATCGTGCCGCCGGGCATGCTCTCGCAACAAGAGGGCCAAGACGCATCGTCCAATACTCAGGCTGCCACGCCTGTCGCTAACCCAATCACCGCCCCTCCTGCCCAAACTGGTGCCACAGCAGCTGGCCCGTGCCCTCCCACAACGACTCCCACCGTGTCTGTGGCCGAGGCGGTCACGTCTGCTGCAGAGGCTGTGATGACCAGCGGCGAGCTGCCCACCCCCACCGCATCTCTTCCCCACCAGGTCCTCCCCGCCACGCCCAGCACCAGCAGCTCATTCCCGGGGGGCAGCCAGACCGCTCCCCTGGGGCCTCTGGTGCCCCCTCtgggcccctcctcctcctcctccgccaccaccacccctttggCACCTCCTCCACCGCTGCCCCTGGGTGAGTCGTCGCTACCGAGCGCCCAGCTCCAGCAGATGCTGATGCAGCCCACGCCGTCACCGTCCCAGTTGGGACTCTCCTTACAGGTGCAGATGCACAACCACATGAGCCAGATGGCCGTCGGCCGACCGCCGCAGCCACCACCGAGCATGGGCGGCGAAGACGAGaacatcatcaacatcaacagcacggacgaggaggaggaggaggacgaggagatggaggacgaggacgagttgggcgaggaggaggaggaaggcctggatgaggaagaggaggaggaggaaggtagcGACTACCCCGAGGACGAGGAGTTCTACGAGGGCTACGAGGAGtacgacgaggaggaggagggagaggagctggaggacgaagaggaggaaggggtggaCGACATTCCTCCGTTGGAGGGCGAGAGCGAGCACGAGCATGAGCTGGGCGGCATGATGGACAGGGAGGAAGGCGAGATCATCCGGCCCGAAGACGAAGAGGAGAGGGGCATGATGCAGCTGTACGGCCCGCTGAACAGAGAGCAGAGGCTACACGCCGAAGGGGTCGACCATCCCGAGGAGCTCAAGAGCGGctgtgaagaggaagaggacccGGACGGGGACGTTAAGACGGACGACAGCAGCCTGTTGGAGGAGAAGGACAAGAGCATGGAAGCGAGCGAGGACAACCTGATGTCGTCTTCTTCCTCTGCGGTTCAAAGAGACAGGGAACGGGCCATGGGCGGAGGAGGAGAAATGGTGGAGGCCCAGGTTGAGGGACCTAGTGGATCGGAGATGGGTCCCCAGAGTATGGGAGCGTGGGAGCAGAAAGAAGCCTTACAGGAGGCTGtgtcctctctggctgcagctgcggcagcagcaacagcag GGTTGGACCAGAGCGAAGGGCCCGGAGCTTCAGAGGCCAGGGAGATCCCGCAGCCCCGACCTGAGCAGGAGGAGCCTGTGGCAGGCTGCAGTGACGCCAGCATTCCCACTGAGAAGGACGCCCGGTTGCAAAGTATGGAAGGGCCACCCAAACCAGAAACGGAaggtgaggagaagaaggaggggggagaagaggcaTCCAAAGGAGGCCTGAAGAGGAagctggaggagatggaggaaggagaACTCGTGGAGCAGAGCGGCGAGAAGAAAAAG CTGGATGATGAGGCCATGGCGTCGATGCTGGCCGACTTTGTAGACTGCCCACCAGACGAGGAGGAGAAAGCCCGcgttgccgccgccgccgctgctgctgctgctgctgccgccgccgccgccgctaccGCAGCCGCTACTGCTGACGCTTCCCCGTCCGACTCCTAG
- the alox12 gene encoding arachidonate 12-lipoxygenase, 12S-type — translation MDYKVTVATGTSEYSGTNNYIYITLVGGRGTSDKTVLDNPGLDFCRGAVDQYTVKASASLGQILLVRLEKQRYFVEDNWFCRYVTVEDPEGGGTLYFPCYRWLVGDVKVELREGTAKRRQDDSEAKLLAHRNAEVKDRQKIYRWQAWATGIPKCIDAKSEADLPQDARFDNEKRSDFEGSLHYALLELSLKKLAIKFGKSWSDLDDFKRIFWKLKSPISEYTMEHWREDWFFGYQFLNGSNPRMIKQIREIPSNFHITGDMVQAFLKPQTTLEKELKAGNIYLVDHCILDEVPTNVIKNQKQHLAAPLCLLYEHPEHHLIPIAIQLEQRPEKHTPIFLPNDPPLAWLLAKIWVRHAEFQIFQVLSHLLRTHLVVEVFCVATLRQLPAVHPLYKLLTPHLRYTLEINCRGRSQLISADGIFKRVVSTGGEGLLVLAQREYKVLTYRSLQPLYDFTDRGVTKLKDYHYRDHSLMLWDCIHKYVTGMVSLYYVTDSDVMEDPELQAWIKDVAEEGFVDLPHFGLPGELKSKQELITLLSVVVFTSTAQHAATNNGQFDWCAWVPNTPCTMRMPPPEDKDAITMELIMDSLPDISQSCVELAITWHLGRRQPDAIPIGQYVEEYFTEPKAKELITAFQKDLKSVDEKIREQNEGAELPYLYLCPSEVENSITI, via the exons ATGGATTACAAAGTGACTGTGGCCACAGGCACCTCGGAGTACTCTGGGACAAACAACTATATTTACATCACGCTggtgggaggaagaggaacgaGTGACAAGACCGTCCTCGACAACCCAGGGTTGGACTTCTGCCGTGGGGCT GTGGATCAGTACACAGTCAAGGCCTCGGCTTCGCTCGGCCAGATACTGCTGGTCCGCCTTGAGAAGCAGCGGTACTTTGTGGAGGACAACTGGTTCTGTCGTTATGTGACCGTGGAGGACCCAGAGGGTGGAGGGACGTTGTACTTCCCGTGTTATCGTTGGCTGGTGGGCGATGTGAAAGTGGAGCTGCGGGAGGGCACGG CCAAGAGGCGACAGGACGATTCTGAGGCCAAACTTCTGGCACATAGAAATGCAGAAGTGAAAGACCGCCAGAAGATATACAG ATGGCAAGCTTGGGCCACCGGCATTCCTAAATGTATAGATGCAAAATCAGAGGCTGACCTCCCACAAGACGCTCGTTTTGACAATGAGAAGCGCAGCGACTTCGAGGGGTCACTGCATTACGC ACTTCTGGAATTGTCGCTGAAGAAACTAGCTATTAAATTTGGGAAGTCCTGGAGTGATCTTGATGACTTCAAGCGCATATTTTGGAAACTGAAGAGTCCCATCTCTG AGTACACCATGGAACACTGGAGAGAGGACTGGTTCTTTGGCTACCAGTTTTTAAACGGTTCAAACCCACGAATGATAAAACAGATCCGGGAAATACCATCCAACTTCCATATCACCGGAGACATGGTGCAGGCCTTTCTGAAGCCACAGACCACACTGGAGAAAGAACTGAAG GCAGGCAACATATATCTTGTGGACCACTGCATTTTGGATGAAGTTCCAACCAACGTCATTAAGAACCAAAAGCAGCACCTAGCAGCTCCCCTCTGTCTGTTGTATGAGCACCCagagcaccacctcatccccatTGCCATCCAG CTTGAACAGAGGCCTGAGAAGCACACTCCCATCTTCTTGCCTAATGACCCTCCGCTGGCCTGGCTGCTGGCGAAGATCTGGGTCCGCCATGCAGAGTTCCAGATCTTCCAGGTGCTGTCTCACCTGCTGAGGACCCacctggtggtggaggtgttctGTGTCGCCACGCTGAGACAGCTTCCTGCAGTCCATCCACTTTACAAG CTGTTGACTCCCCATTTGAGATACACTCTAGAAATCAACTGCAGAGGCCGCAGCCAGCTCATCTCAGCAGACGGCATCTTTAAACGG GTTGTGTCTACGGGTGGGGAAGGGTTGTTGGTTCTAGCCCAGCGAGAGTACAAGGTTCTCACCTACCGCTCACTGCAGCCTCTCTACGACTTTACGGATCGCGGCGTGACCAAGCTGAAAGATTACCACTACAGAGACCACAGCCTGATGCTCTGGGATTGCATACACAA ATATGTCACAGGGATGGTTTCTTTGTACTATGTAACTGACAGTGATGTGATGGAGGATCCTGAACTGCAGGCTTGGATAAAGGATGTTGCTGAGGAGGGCTTTGTGGATTTGCCCCATTTTG GTTTGCCAGGGGAGCTGAAGAGCAAACAGGAGCTTATCACTTTACTCTCAGTTGTGGTTTtcaccagcacagcacaacatgcaGCCACCAACAATGGTCAG TTTGATTGGTGTGCCTGGGTGCCAAACACTCCATGTACCATGCGGATGCCCCCACCAGAGGACAAGGATGCCATTACCATGGAGCTCATCATGGACAGCCTCCCAGATATCAGCCAATCGTGTGTGGAGTTGGCCATCACGTGGCACCTTGGCCGTAGGCAGCCTGATGCG ATTCCAATTGGGCAGTACGTGGAAGAATACTTCACAGAGCCCAAAGCCAAGGAGCTAATCACAGCATTCCAGAAAGATCTGAAGAGTGTGGATGAGAAGATCCGTGAGCAAAATGAGGGTGCAGAGCTGCCGTATCTATACCTCTGCCCCAGCGAAGTAGAGAATAGCATCACTATATAG